One Rhizobium sp. NRK18 genomic window carries:
- the murA gene encoding UDP-N-acetylglucosamine 1-carboxyvinyltransferase, protein MDRIRIIGGNPLNGIIPISGAKNAALPLMIASLLTSDTLTLENVPHLADVEQLMRILGNHGVDIAVNGRRESQGETYSRTIHFTCRTVVDTTAPYDLVSKMRASFWVIGPLLAREGQARVSLPGGCAIGTRPVDLFIEGLTALGAEMEIDGGYINAKAPKGGLVGTRYTFPKVSVGATHVMMMAAALARGTTVIGNAAREPEVVDLANCLNAMGAKISGHGTSTITIEGVTSLSGARHRVLPDRIETGTYAMAVAMTGGDVTLEGTNAHLLDTALEAIRRAGAEVTETASGIRVVRNGGGIKPVDVVTDPYPGFPTDLQAQFMGLMTRSSGVSHITETIFENRFMHVQELARLGARISLSGQTAKIEGVQKLRGAPVMATDLRASVSLVIAGLAAEGETTVSRVYHLDRGFERLEEKLTNCGATVERVSD, encoded by the coding sequence ATGGATCGCATCAGGATCATCGGCGGCAATCCGCTCAATGGAATTATTCCGATCTCGGGCGCCAAGAACGCTGCGCTGCCGCTGATGATCGCCTCGTTGCTGACCAGCGATACGCTGACGCTCGAGAATGTCCCGCATCTCGCCGACGTCGAGCAGCTGATGCGCATTCTCGGCAATCATGGCGTCGACATAGCCGTCAACGGCCGCCGCGAAAGCCAGGGGGAGACATATTCCCGCACCATCCATTTCACCTGCCGCACCGTCGTCGACACGACCGCGCCCTACGATCTGGTCTCCAAGATGCGTGCCAGCTTCTGGGTGATCGGCCCGCTGCTCGCCCGTGAGGGTCAGGCCCGGGTTTCGCTGCCGGGCGGCTGCGCCATCGGCACACGGCCGGTCGATCTCTTCATCGAGGGCCTGACGGCGCTTGGCGCGGAAATGGAAATCGACGGCGGCTACATCAACGCCAAGGCGCCGAAGGGCGGTCTGGTCGGCACCCGCTACACCTTCCCGAAGGTATCGGTCGGTGCGACCCATGTGATGATGATGGCCGCGGCGCTGGCGCGCGGCACGACGGTGATCGGCAATGCGGCCCGCGAGCCGGAGGTCGTCGACCTCGCCAACTGCCTGAATGCCATGGGCGCCAAGATTTCCGGCCACGGCACCTCGACGATCACGATCGAGGGCGTCACTTCGCTCTCCGGCGCGCGCCACCGCGTCCTGCCCGACCGCATCGAGACGGGCACCTATGCCATGGCCGTTGCGATGACGGGCGGCGACGTTACGCTGGAAGGCACAAACGCGCATCTTCTCGATACCGCGCTTGAAGCCATCCGCCGCGCCGGCGCCGAAGTCACCGAGACGGCATCGGGCATTCGCGTGGTCCGCAACGGCGGGGGCATCAAGCCGGTCGACGTGGTGACCGATCCCTATCCGGGTTTCCCGACCGACCTGCAGGCGCAGTTCATGGGCCTGATGACGCGGTCCTCCGGCGTCTCGCACATCACCGAGACCATCTTCGAAAACCGCTTCATGCACGTCCAGGAACTCGCCCGTCTCGGCGCGCGGATTTCGCTCTCCGGCCAGACCGCGAAGATCGAGGGCGTCCAGAAGCTGCGCGGTGCGCCGGTCATGGCGACCGATCTGCGTGCTTCGGTGTCGCTGGTCATCGCCGGCCTTGCGGCCGAAGGCGAGACCACCGTCAGCCGCGTCTATCACCTCGATCGCGGCTTCGAGCGGCTGGAGGAAAAGCTGACCAATTGCGGCGCCACCGTCGAGCGGGTCAGCGACTGA
- a CDS encoding DUF6538 domain-containing protein: MSLRMATPWKHPKSGVYYFRKRVPINLVDAFRGKEVKLSLHTRLFTGESAAYEAD, translated from the coding sequence ATGAGCCTCAGAATGGCTACCCCTTGGAAACATCCGAAGTCCGGCGTTTACTATTTCCGCAAGCGCGTTCCGATCAACCTTGTCGATGCCTTCAGAGGCAAGGAAGTAAAACTTTCGCTGCACACGAGATTATTCACCGGTGAATCGGCGGCTTACGAAGCAGATTAG